A part of Desulfomicrobium baculatum DSM 4028 genomic DNA contains:
- a CDS encoding cytochrome c3 family protein: MMRLIVRLGLGILLALAAWITAGAQEELSRVTHGRYGEMESSTGRYGDHEVSSGRAGAMGRLRGAARPELRYNPAAGPRNWQAIFAWDAHAGVRNYSPSLACARCHAEHAVNNKHVLRGAVQCRQCHGGEPIAAVSSAASPLNPMRRHAYACAKCHQGASASFALYVIHEPPPMKAATLVTFPELAWAFWIMTGIAALTFALFLPHTVLWGLRELFSKAPAKEGTP; this comes from the coding sequence ATGATGCGACTCATCGTCCGACTCGGGCTCGGGATCCTTCTCGCTCTGGCCGCGTGGATCACAGCCGGAGCTCAAGAGGAGCTCTCCCGCGTGACTCACGGGCGCTACGGCGAAATGGAGTCGAGCACCGGGCGCTACGGCGATCACGAAGTCAGCAGCGGCCGGGCCGGAGCCATGGGGAGGCTGCGCGGCGCCGCCAGACCGGAACTGCGCTATAACCCCGCCGCCGGGCCGCGCAACTGGCAGGCCATATTCGCCTGGGACGCCCACGCAGGCGTGCGCAACTACTCCCCGAGCCTGGCTTGCGCGCGCTGCCATGCCGAGCATGCCGTCAACAACAAGCACGTGCTGCGCGGAGCAGTGCAATGCCGACAGTGCCACGGAGGGGAACCCATCGCAGCCGTCAGTTCGGCCGCAAGCCCCCTCAACCCCATGCGCAGGCACGCCTATGCCTGCGCCAAATGCCATCAAGGAGCCAGCGCGTCCTTCGCTTTGTACGTCATCCACGAACCGCCGCCCATGAAAGCGGCGACCCTGGTCACCTTTCCGGAGCTGGCCTGGGCTTTCTGGATCATGACGGGCATCGCGGCGCTGACCTTTGCCCTGTTCCTGCCGCACACCGTCCTCTGGGGACTGCGGGAACTGTTCTCCAAAGCCCCGGCCAAGGAGGGTACGCCATGA